A stretch of DNA from Carya illinoinensis cultivar Pawnee chromosome 12, C.illinoinensisPawnee_v1, whole genome shotgun sequence:
ggtatttttagttttcttgtttatttgaaaataagcaTGTaactttttaccatttttttacTCTTATATAACGAGATGGTGTTTTCCTTTACCTTACaaagtgttatttattttggtttacaACCAAACATAGTGTACATAGCTGCTGATCGAGGAAACCAGTAGAAGAAGGGGGGGTTGAGGCTGTGTTGGTTGGTTTCCTGAAAACAGGGGAGATTGAGGCTAGAGTGAGGGTCGGAAGCTTGTTGGAATAGAAGGTAATTTTTCCTGACTTGGGATTGAGTTGATTAGTCAAGTAGAAAGTAGTGAAATAATCGGCCCTCATATCTCAAAAACATTACAGAAGTGTTATACAGGGCATTATTAGCAACCAacatctctcttcttttttttttgaaatatttctccTGTTTTATCCATCCCGGTTCTTCATCTTAGTTTGGCAAAATGAAAGTGAATGTATTGTTAGAAccaatatttgtgaagtaaCCAATATAACACTGGCTAGCTTAGCACCTATGTTAAGCTCTGTGTTAATGAGGAAACACGACCAGATTAGCTAGTTGGTTGTTATACTAACATAGACTGGTGACTGCATTAAGGCACCCATCCCATCTCATGCTTATACAACCAGCTGGATATCACGGGACCATAAATCCTATACTAACGTGAGATTGGTGAAGACAATTGCTTAATACACAAGAATTTGTGAAACCATGGTAATTCATGgaaagttctcattccaaaataaagctAGAGTTGAACTCCAATTTGATACATAGTCGAAAGGAGGAAAAAATAGGTTACAATTTGATAAATGAGATGTACGTGcttgctcttcttcttcttctttgccctttttgtttttatttaataatttttttttttattttgcttaggaaaaaaaaatatagtgtgCATCTATTCATACATACAAGCTCTGTTAATAGAGTTTGCACATTAATCAAACTATGAAAAACTGAACGTGGTCAACAGTAACGTATAAGacataattttcatatttagtCTTGTACTACTATCTATTTTAGCTAGAACTAGCATGCACATAAACTCTACATATGCAATCATGCATGGTTGTATGTATTAAGTCCTCTTGATAAAAAGTTGCGGCCATTTCAATTTAGTTTCTAAATGATACATTATTCTGagcatatataatatctattagGTAATATAAAGCTTATCTCCAaattatttattgcattttatataatttatataagctgatttttaatgtataaatCTATTCTCtagatggagaaagggaaggaGCATGCATCTTCCTCTACACCTCCTACCGCACATCCAGAAATAAATCTTCCGTCCCAGGTAGGAATTTATCGCTTTTCGGCATATTCAGCTTTTATAGCATTATCATTACTGGTTTTGTTCAGTAGTTGGCACGAGTACATCTTTGtttcataatcatttttattttatatgttaggCGATAccaataccattttatccggGTTTGTCAAACTATATGCATAGTTTCCATCCACCAATGCCATATGCCTGGTTACCACCATTTGTGGAGCATCCCGATGCAAACCCATCTACATGGACTAGTCAGGCGAGGATACTTCATTTCTTAAGTACAGTGGttatttttatcaatgtttGTAATCAATTTCGTGGGTGTAATTGCAGGGAAATCCACTGCCCCCATTTCACTCATCAGCTTTCTCTCCGATTGGTGCTCAGTCGACAACTTCAAGCCATGTGGATGAAATCCAACATATATCACCCGAGTCTACTGGAAAAAGTTTATCGACTGAGCCTTCCATTCATGATACTGTTGAACCCAATGATGTCGATCAGTCTGGGGATAATGTTGAACTCAAAGATGCCGATCAATCCGGGAGTACAAATATTGAAGGGGCTGATATCATTGAGGAGCCAAAATTGGGAATGGTGTTTAAATCTGAAGATGAGTTACTTTCTTACTATAAACGATATGGGCAACAATCCGGTTTTGGGATTATGACACAAAAGAGTCATAGGTTTGAGGATGGGAGCATTAGATATGTCACATTGGGTTGTGCTCGTGGTGGGAAGGCACGAAACCGTACGACAAATGCCGCGAGGCCGCGTCCGACATCAAAGACAGAATGTAAGGCACGGATAAATGTGATGTTTAAAAAAGGGGTGTTGAAGGTGTCAAGTGTTAACAATTCCCATAATCACGGCCTAAGTCCACAAAAGTCAAGGTTCTTTCGCtgtaatagagaagtgagcGAGTCTGTTAAGAGAGTGCTAGATATAAATGATCAGGCTGGGATCagaatgaacaagagttttgCCTCTCTTGTACAAGAAGCGGGTGGGTTTGAGAAGTTGCCATTCACTGAAAAAGACTGTCGTAACTATATTGACAAGGCACGCCACCTTCGACTTGGAAAAGGTGGCGCTGGAGCCCTCAGTGAGTACTTTACTCGGATGCAATATAAGAATGACGGGTTCTTTTCACTAATGGATATGGATGATGAAGGGCGGCTGAGGAATGTATTCTGGATGCACGAAGTAGGGCGGCGTACAAATATTTTGGACATATTTGACAAACAGATATGGGATgccgtttgcaccatttgttggtgtaaaccaccatggccaGTCAATTCTATTGGGGGCTGGATTAATTTCTAGTGAGGATACAGTAACGTTTACATGATTATTTCAGACTTGGTTGACTTGTATGAATGGTGAAGCTCCCAAGGCTATTATCACAGATCAAGATAGAGCCATGAAAAATGCCATTAGTCTCGTCTTTCCAAACAGCCGACACAGATCTtgcttatggcacatcttgaaaaAATTGCCAGAGAAGCTAGGTTCACATGGTGCATACAAAATTGGTTTGAAAAGTCAGTTGCTAAATTGTGTGTATGACTCTGACACAATAGAAGAGTTTGAGGGCTCTTGGGAAGTGTTG
This window harbors:
- the LOC122289313 gene encoding protein FAR-RED IMPAIRED RESPONSE 1-like; translated protein: MFSTTSSHVDEIQHISPESTGKSLSTEPSIHDTVEPNDVDQSGDNVELKDADQSGSTNIEGADIIEEPKLGMVFKSEDELLSYYKRYGQQSGFGIMTQKSHRFEDGSIRYVTLGCARGGKARNRTTNAARPRPTSKTECKARINVMFKKGVLKVSSVNNSHNHGLSPQKSRFFRCNREVSESVKRVLDINDQAGIRMNKSFASLVQEAGGFEKLPFTEKDCRNYIDKARHLRLGKGGAGALSEYFTRMQYKNDGFFSLMDMDDEGRLRNVFWMHEVGRRTNILDIFDKQIWDATWLTCMNGEAPKAIITDQDRAMKNAISLVFPNSRHRSCLWHILKKLPEKLGSHGAYKIGLKSQLLNCVYDSDTIEEFEGSWEVLITKYNLQENAWLKSLYAERTYWAPVFMKQFDNALRKKIESESEADFQAFNVTILVVSPSPLEKIFQGIYTCNKFREVQKEVIGMLATFSTLHRKDGVIATYHVEDEVDVEDFIKEVTHTVYFNEAECEVKCSCALFEMRGILCKHVLGIMRVNKVRSVPKKYILDRWQKDIKRTYTLIQSSYDLVDQRPEVSRYSRIIKKCYEVATNASSCDEHTEDMLDKLDAMNLGYRTKTPPSKVVTTDADTTTAVSSKKVLSPNVVKGKGRPPSLRKKSMIEKVKHTTKKASKKGKRKQPHGIQGVDVRTCRNLFGQADVGTTQNVPVQPSQYTTEVLDFSATELGFTVNETRESVNGFLYVCHIV